The Argentina anserina chromosome 5, drPotAnse1.1, whole genome shotgun sequence genome includes the window AGAAGGTATCATAAAGCAAGTCATCCTTGCCTCCTCTTTAGACACATCATAAATGACTGAAGATgtaatagtaaaaaaaaattaacctaTTGGTTCTTAGCGTCAACATGACAGCACTCAATTGGGCTTCCAAAAAGTTTATTTGGATGTGTCATGAAGTATTGGTCAAGAGGCTCTCCGAATGCAACATATACAGCAAGAGAAGGTTTCTCTCTCCGTCCAGCTCTGCCAGCTTGTTGCCACAGGCTATAAGCATAtaccaaagaagaagaaaaattatgAATTGAAACAACTTAAGCCAAGTTTCAGCACTGGTTGAAATTAATTGGCACTCTACCTAGCAATGCTTCCAGGAAATCCTAAATGAAGAGTTACATCAATGTGCCCAACATCAATACCCAATTCAAGGGCATTTGTTGCAGCGATACCACAAAGCTTTCCATTAAATAGATCACTCTCTATTCTTCTCCGATCCTGCTCCACCAGTCAAGCAATGCCAAACCAATAACCATCACACAAAACCAATAACATGTATAGACACTATATACTCACTAACCATCATAAAGTGTATAAACTGCTAAATAGAAACAAGCAAACTCTCACATAAAGACACTCATATCCTTTCAGGCCACTCTTCCTTTAAAATATATCTTTACAATCAATCAAACTCTGTATAGAGAGagacacagagagagagagagagagagagagagaaagcgcAGAATCGTGCACTTACCTCAGCAGTGTAACTGCCACGATAAGAGCATATAGTGTCTGCCAGATGGGGTGCTGTCTCCTGAAGGATTTCACGCCTACCACAATTAACAAATCTATTAACATATATGATCATCTTTCTCTTCCCTACAGACATAGATATTATTACAACAGAGAAATAACAAAATTACGAAGCTCAAGGGCATAATTTGTCATATAACAGTGAATTAAACCAAGAATTTGATGGGACTTACGTATTGCAGAAAACAAGTTCACAAAGCTTGCGGATTTTGCAAAACACAATGCACCGTAGTCCATGCTGCACCATTTCAGCAAAGAGGAGTGAAATTTCCTCAATGGCGCTGCCAAGATTACTTAaatcatcaatatttaaagatccaaaatggaaCCTCATGCTGAAATTTTCATACATGTTAACACAGCTTCAATACTGGTTTGGAGCTTAACACCACAGTGTACCAGTATTTAAGCTTTCCATTTCCAATAAAGCAAGATTTTTGAGTACCAAGAGTCAAACATAGTtaaatacaaattaaaataacATGTATGGCTCTTCCTGCCAGTACATTTTTCTAACAACAGTTTCACAGAGACCAAACTTGCACAAACCACCTGAAAATACTCTAAATTAACCTATGCCAATAAAAACACATCAGAAAGCAAAAAGTTAGAGTTCAGCATCTGTATTATAACGGGAAGAGAAAGGCATGTAGAAGAGTCATATTTACAGAAAACACTATTCAAACAATTCTTAGTATATTTTGGTAAATCCACTAACTTAAGATTACCCATCAAATGTTCAACACCCAAGGATCCCCCTTTGATTGCCCAAGCAAAATTTAGAATCAGGTACTGTGATCTCTAGAGATGGGGAAAACCacttatcaaaataaaatatcaaGCGAATTATCTTTATCAACCTGCCTGCAGAATTCCAAAGGATGAATAGCTTTCTAGCAGCAGGACTTCCATCATTTTGAATCAATTCTAAAGCTGGTAAATTTGCAAGTTCCTGAAGAAATAttcattgcttcaaatttCTTAATAATAGCATTGCAAAAAGACCAAAATAATTGAAAACGTGAAGCAGATACATAAAATAGCACAAAAGTGCATGTATGCACAAAAGTCAGATTTCTTTAATATGTGCTCATGATCAAAACAAAAGATCAATATACCCCAACAAATTTTTACCATGCAATGCTCGCGAGGATTTGCTGAAGTTGCAgttgaaaaaacaaaagatggATCACTTCCATAAACTGAAAATGGAAGCAAGCGTTTTATTTAAGTTTaacaattaatttaattttacagTTTCAATGCAAGTATTTGACAACACTCTCATTTACATCAACAGAAATATCTACCATGGGCACAGAGCCGACGAAGTCACCTATGTATAAGAGCAGTATGACAACCAAGTGCTCCCTTACAAACATGGGCCTCATCAATCACTACATACCTGGTGAATAAATATGAACTCAATCTCTGTCATATGAATTAAGTTATAATTATACTATTGATGAGGACATCATGCCAACCCTTTCAAGGTTTATTAATGGAAGAGATGAAAAAAATAGAGCAGCTGATCATTACCTTTCTTTATGGCTGATTTATTGATCTCAGGATTTTAATTAGCAGCTGAGAAGAAGTCAGATCCAAAGAATTTTTAGACTTAGTGTTATTTCAAGAGTTTACTTGTGTCTTTTTATTTCTGTTCAGTTTATGAgtattaagtttttatttattaggtcttttatgtttcagtttctgaaTTTCAAGAGTCCTAAAGAGTCTTAAAAACTAGTTAGTGTCAGTTATAGAACCTAGTATAAATAATTGTAAAAGCCAATGGGCTGAGATATGCTATGTTGAATAAGAATATCAGTGTTTACTGAATTTTCCTGTGATAGGATTAAGGTGAGAAACCTGTGAGAGATTCCCAAATTATAGTGTTTTGGGTGTGAAGCCTAGACTAGGGTGTGAAACCTGGGAGTGAATCCTAAAATCAGTGTGTGCTTTAACTTACAGTTCTTAGAGCTTGTGATCTAGGTTCCTAAGCAGCTACTGTGCTGCGTCAgctttggtatcagagctggaCATCATATCACTCCACACGGAGTTCGCAAACTTGGACATGGATCCATGAGTTGAAGCAGCCGACGACAGCGGTTCAGATTGATCACATTTCCGGTTCTGATTATTAGCAACCTTCATAACAAACGGCACCAGCACTAGAACCTCACCGGGGTTAAACCTAAGTGTACCTATCTGACTCTGCAACCTCAACTTCTCACCCTGACACACACCAGATTcgcataaaacaaaaatcatttcCGAACTAAAACCCTAGCGCAATCAAAAGTGTACTAAATTCGGTCGATTGATCATAGATTATTTACTTTGATTTTGTTATAATTTCAATTCGAACTGCAGAGAATCTGAAATTGAAAAGTGAGGAAGTGAAGTAAGAGAGGGATCGGTACCTTGAAGAAGCGGTGGAAATTGGGGGAGTTGGTGGCGGGAGCGAAGGAGTGGCTGAGGAGTAGCTTGAGGTCTGAAACGGTGTCGTTGACGGAGGCTGATACGGTGGTGGCTTCGCCGGTCAGTGTACGGACCTCGATTTGAATCCGACTGGCTGCCATCGCCTAATTGCGACTGAGAAGACGAAGAAGGTCTGGAATTCTCAGTTCTCCATTTGGCGGGGATTttcattctctctttttttttggggggggtatttatagtggtTGGTAAAATGGTAACCGCCCTTATACAGCACTCTTTTAACCCAAGCAGCCCAACAGAGAAAAAGCTAGTGGGCTTATTAAGGTCCGGAAGCTTATAGAACATGTTAAGAAATGAACAACTTACCCTTTTGAGTAATTTACAGGGAGCTTTTTAGATTTACTCCTTCAGATTTTTATGGATTttgaataaaatataaatcaataagtGTAGAAATATTTGATCATACACAAATTATACTCTGTAGGCTGAATTTTAATTTCGTTTTTAGTGACTAAGGATTGATCGTCAAACAATGGTAATAATTAGAGGGGATGGCTCCCCATGCCAACTAGATTTTCAGCTATAATTTACTCTCCCAACTTTATATTTTGAGAAACATATATGAGcgtcaatttaattatatacattATGGATTTAACAGTACTGTAACTCCTTGGTTTCctttttcaaattcaaaaatgcTCATTATCTtgcctcttctcctcctccaagGCTCCAATAATTAATTAGggcctctctccctctcctctctctctctctctctctctctctctctctctctctctctctctctctcgctctctgaTCAAAATGTGCACACCATGGACGATAACAAAGCTAGTGAAGAAGGACTGTGCTTCATGCTTCTTGGCTTGCAGGTTTCCTCTAGGTAATTATTAGTCTCTACGAAACCATATTCTCATTCATCATTTGCTCTTCAATTCCCTCTAATTCTGCTTCCAGATGATGAAGCAGTTGATGACCGTGGAAGGTATGCTACAACAACACCACCTCAGTTGCCAATAACAAACATGGCCTTCGATTATCAGCGTGATTCTGGAGGAAATGAGGGTATTAGGAACAAGAACATGTCCCCCTCTCGCCACAAAAGTTCATACCCATCAGCTCGAAGGCGACTGAATCATGATCCTACACAGGTTAGAGAGATTACTAGTACAAGCACTAGTATCAGTAGTAGTGCTTCCAGGCGAGTTCGATACAAGAGTAGCTCTGAAGAATCAAGCTGCAGGCAGCCACCACATTTCGCAGACGATGATCAAGACTACATTGTGTTCTGCTTCAAAGAAGATGGAGCGTTCGAAGTTACGAAAAATTTCAAACCAAAAGGACAGAATTCCATGGACAGCACCTCATCATCAAAAAACTCGAGGCAGATCAATCGAAAGGTTAGGCACCATGTCATGTTTaaagtttttctttctttgaacATACTGAATTAGAAAATTATAAGCAAGTTATCATTTGCTTTTCAAAAGCATGTGATATCAATATTTACCCTACAATTGATGGCAATTTTAACATCTttgaccaaaaaagaaaactcCTATGTTCCAAATATGTgatgtcttcttcttcttttcttcctttttcatAGAATGAAGATGAGGAAGGAAAGAACATACGCTTGCATACAAAAGCAACTCCTCCTAGTAGCATGGGAGAGGTCTCTGAAGAATCGAGTGACTCTAATCAATCGGCCCACAGCACAGCCTCTTTCGCATTCCCCTTGTACGTAGGCGCATAAACTTTCCTTGTGAAGCACTTCTCTAATAGTATAGGATGTCAATTGATAGAGAGTTAACGTAGTATTGGTTTTGTGAATGCAGGTTGGATATGGAATGGTCAGGGAGCCCTGTCCACATGCCTAAACCAGAAGGGCTGGACTTGAGAAAACACAAGGCTCGGTGCATAGGCCTTCACTTTCCGTGTTGTAGATTCTGAAACTTGCTAGCTGCAAATTGAACGTGAACCAATTACCTGGTCTGAGTAGAAGCAATAGCAGAGAGCAATGGTTCCTAGTATATCTTTTCCAATCAAGATAATCTAGCTGCTCTATATAATCTCCATTTCTGAATTTAAGTTGTATTTGTGTTTTTAAGGAAGCTAAAAACCTACCAGTGCAATGGACTGGGGAAAGTATGTAAACATTCGTTCCAAATTATCTACGACAAGAATTAAGAATACACTAGTGTGTCATCTGTTTCAAATGATCCAAATCATTAGGAAGCTAAATGATGCATAACCAAAACTGAAAACATAGAAAGTAGGCCATGAATAATATACAAACATTCCCACGCGCAAGCAAGAGAGGATAAAGATGCTCAAGGATCTGTGAATTGCACAGCAAGTTACACCTCAATGTTCTGAGTTATTACTTGTTCGTCTTGTTGATCTACTTTGAAGCGTTGAGCCATAAATTCTATGAACAAAAGGACTCGACGTCAGAAGTATACCTCTAAATTTTTCTTGTCAAACTCGTTATTTGGGATTCAGCTTAAGAATAGCATTAATTCAAGTTATGCGGTATCTGCACCAAATTTTCAGATTAACAAATCAGAAAAACACTTGCTTCGTTGTTATACTTTCACAAGGTCACTGAGACCCTCGGCAATTTGAAATAGATCATTACATCAGCTTGATAAGGACGGAGGATTATGCAAATACAGTAGCATAGGTCATACAACCTAGCTCTAGATGTGATTCACAATATAAAACTACTAGGATACAGCATTTTAACGCACAGTTCCAGCCAACCAAGTGTTGATATACCGTGCGGATCTTGGGTGAAATTAGATACGATACCAATAGGAAATCTTACTGTACTatgttataaataaataacataTTGCTAACAAACAAGTGTGACGCCAGTACTATTTGGGGAAAAATAAAAGTGGAGCTAACATACAATCGAGTTCAATAAGAGCTTTTGAACTCTCCACCATAACTTCAGGATTTCAAAACAAACGATTGAAGGTGTAGCCTTGCACTGGCTGCAGCTGCAATAGATTCTTCATCTTGCCTTTCCCTTGCTGCAACAACAGCAGCTTCGTAAGCTTTTCTAGCAGCTTCCATATTCTGCATCTTCATCTCATCCCAATCTTCCTGTTCATTAAAGCAGAAATCTTTCAATtgcaagaaaaagagaagcCAACAAACACTTCACCAACAACTTATTAATAATGCATATAGGACGTAAACCATGGTCTCAAACTTCTGAACACACAATACACACAGGATGTCACCCAGATACCGTACAGTACTAATACAAAAGTCTTGATAACAGGATATAGGAATATGAATAACCATGTAAAAGGGAAGGGGTCATGAGCTTACAATATATGGTAGAT containing:
- the LOC126794338 gene encoding protein BREAKING OF ASYMMETRY IN THE STOMATAL LINEAGE; translation: MCTPWTITKLVKKDCASCFLACRFPLDDEAVDDRGRYATTTPPQLPITNMAFDYQRDSGGNEGIRNKNMSPSRHKSSYPSARRRLNHDPTQVREITSTSTSISSSASRRVRYKSSSEESSCRQPPHFADDDQDYIVFCFKEDGAFEVTKNFKPKGQNSMDSTSSSKNSRQINRKNEDEEGKNIRLHTKATPPSSMGEVSEESSDSNQSAHSTASFAFPLLDMEWSGSPVHMPKPEGLDLRKHKARCIGLHFPCCRF
- the LOC126794008 gene encoding LOW QUALITY PROTEIN: ATP-dependent helicase hrq1 (The sequence of the model RefSeq protein was modified relative to this genomic sequence to represent the inferred CDS: inserted 3 bases in 2 codons; deleted 3 bases in 2 codons; substituted 2 bases at 2 genomic stop codons), whose protein sequence is MAASRIQIEVRTLTGEATTVSASVNDTVSDLKLLLSHSFAPATNSPNFHRFFKGEKLRLQSQIGTLRFNPGEVLVLVPFVMKVANNQNRKCDQSEPLSSAASTHGSMSKFANSVWSDMMSSSDTKADAAQYVVIDEAHVCKGALGCHTALIHRXLRRLCAHVYGSDPSFVFSTATSANPREHCMELANLPALELIQNDGSPAARKLFILWNSAGSAIEEISLLFAEMVQHGLRCIVFCKIRKLCELVFCNTREILQETAPHLADTICSYRGSYTAEDRRRIESDLFNGKLCGIAATNALELGIDVGHIDVTLHLGFPGSIASLWQQAGRAGRREKPSLAVYVAFGEPLDQYFMTHPNKLFGSPIECCHVDAKNQXVLEQHLACAALEHPLSLFYDEKFFGSLFTSAILSLKSRGXLSCDPSCDSSAIIWNYIGREKIPSHSVSIRSIEREKYKVMDHQEKEEFEEIEESKAFFRVYEGAVYLNQGNTYLVTSLDLSKKVARCEEANLDYYTTTRNCADIHVVSCNVTYPAPAKLSNQFSRTTARANPCKVTTTWFGFYQVRKGCNTIIDQFDLQLPKYPYASQAVWIPVPSSIIEAVKSEKLEYRAGLHAASHAVLHVVPLRIICNLSDLAPXCVDPHDSRYFQERILLYYNYKHPGGTGGCVQIQPIFLELLAAALELLTCCHCGGFVGCPNCVQSFCCRSHTEVLHKDAAIMIIKGILDANNLPITQPDLE